A window from Marinagarivorans cellulosilyticus encodes these proteins:
- a CDS encoding DNA-J related domain-containing protein — translation MESSDTNTNAVLEPWLETLCFEAVEDALYRHIEPLLMAEGVEFDEYSLIQHLESQKFFTGLENLPASLALFAKHFVVRRSLYRLRKRFSLCGWGIRFELMHLRFYRLETAAGKNVTLASDSLIAEFYDDIATLAQATPESVNKLLADFWVRFGAYQRADSAYDVLGVPIDAGWPEIQQAYRALAAKHHPDKGGDADTFVAVKTAYDRLKTLRSTYAAG, via the coding sequence TTGGAGAGCAGCGATACTAATACTAATGCGGTATTAGAGCCTTGGTTAGAGACTCTCTGCTTTGAAGCTGTTGAGGATGCGCTTTATCGGCACATAGAGCCTTTGCTTATGGCCGAGGGCGTAGAGTTTGATGAATATTCATTAATTCAGCATTTAGAGTCTCAAAAATTTTTTACGGGCTTAGAAAATTTACCGGCCAGTTTAGCGTTATTTGCTAAGCATTTTGTCGTCCGGCGATCGCTTTATCGTTTAAGAAAACGTTTTAGCTTGTGTGGTTGGGGGATCCGCTTTGAGCTAATGCATTTGCGTTTTTACAGGCTTGAAACAGCGGCAGGCAAAAACGTAACGCTCGCAAGCGATAGCCTAATTGCTGAGTTTTATGATGATATTGCAACTTTAGCGCAGGCCACCCCCGAGAGTGTAAATAAACTGCTAGCTGATTTTTGGGTGCGTTTTGGCGCATATCAGCGAGCTGATTCGGCCTATGACGTTTTGGGCGTACCCATTGATGCCGGCTGGCCGGAGATTCAGCAGGCTTATCGCGCATTGGCGGCCAAGCATCACCCCGATAAAGGCGGCGATGCCGATACATTTGTCGCCGTTAAAACAGCTTACGACCGCTTAAAG